From the genome of Bacteroidota bacterium, one region includes:
- a CDS encoding GNAT family N-acetyltransferase, giving the protein MNIKVSDKIDKKSYDRIVELLNEYNLSKGHKYNSKNNKPLEIVLRDNDNEIIGGLFGRSLWETLEIKTLAVNPENRNMGLGKRLLDEAEKEAIRRSCRYITLDTFSFQAPEFYEKNGFEKIGTESDFPKGFERYYYRKKIQKM; this is encoded by the coding sequence ATGAATATAAAAGTAAGCGACAAAATCGACAAAAAATCATATGATAGAATAGTTGAGCTTCTGAATGAATATAATCTTAGTAAAGGTCATAAATACAATAGTAAAAATAATAAACCCCTTGAAATAGTTCTAAGAGATAACGACAATGAAATTATTGGTGGGCTTTTTGGCCGTTCTCTATGGGAAACCTTAGAGATAAAAACTCTTGCTGTTAATCCCGAAAACAGAAATATGGGACTGGGCAAAAGGCTACTTGATGAAGCCGAAAAAGAAGCTATAAGAAGAAGTTGCAGATATATTACTTTAGATACCTTTTCATTTCAGGCACCGGAGTTCTATGAAAAAAATGGTTTTGAAAAAATTGGTACTGAATCTGATTTTCCGAAAGGATTTGAAAGATACTATTACAGAAAAAAAATACAAAAAATGTAA